CTCTTGCCTAGACTAATTACATGTAACGTCATTGCCAAATAATACTAGAAAGGGATTATAATATTTTTTAGCAACATGGATTATAGTATATGTTTCATTTTATGCATCTTTCTTGCGGTAAGAAGGAAAATGGTAACATTATATTATTGCGGTGCTTGACAAAAATATAAGTTTCACTTATATTAACAGTTATGGACTACTTACGAGATAACCAAGATTTGTTTAAAGAAAAAATAATAAGATATTTATTATCAGATAGTATCGTAAAATTATTATGTTTTAAAAATTGATAGACACATATATTATAATCTATACCAATTTAAAATTGAAAACAAAATATTTAAATAAAAATAAATGAAAACAAATACTATACCTCTATATGTTAAATATTTAAATATTTGTCGATGTTAACTTTTAAAATTATAAAGATTTTTTTAAAATAACAAAAATCATATTATCTAACAATGATTAATCTTTACTACCTTAAACCAATGAAAAAAAATTTAAACTATATAGTTTATTTTAAAAATAAACAAAAACTAAATGTTTAATTATTTACTCGATAATATAAATCTATGAAGCGAAACGTTTAATTTTTTAAAAACTTTCTAAATTTGTGAAATGTTACAATATCTTTGAATATTACAATAAAACAATAGTTTACTAATCTTTATATTTATAGTTACGATTTTAATAATGAAATAATAATCCGAAAAATATATATATATAGAAGATACAAACACATGTAGAAGTTTAAAACAATTTATTCAATGAAAAACATATACCGTAAACTTATTATGTTTTAAAAATTGATAGACACATATATTATAATATATACTAATTTAGAATTGAAAACAAAATACTTATATAAAAATAAATGAATACAAAAACTCGCGCGGTTGCGCGGATCGAGATCTAGTAAAATTTAAATTTGTACCGAAAGTGGAAAAAGTAATATCAAGTATCACAAGGTAAGAAAATAAGATGTTGAATTATCAACCACTTTAGATATTATTATATGTTGTCTAACCTACAAATCGAGTTTGAGATTTTACTTCTTTTTTTTTGTCAAGAGATTTTACTTTAAATTTGACAAAAAAAAAATATTGTACTATATTCATCTATAAAACAGATATAGAAGACAATAAATATTTTTTTTTTTTTTTTTGTGCGACAGACAACAAATATTATATAGCACTATTTATGCGTGTAAGCTAACCCTTGTGGACAATTGGCCATGTCCTCCTCACCAATAATTGCATAGCCATAACCAAACGTCACCGTTTAGCCGATTGCATACAGACAAAACCACACCGTTTAGCAACTCTCTCCATTACGGTTACGCAATAACTTCCCCAAAAGTCAACGACTTTCCAAATGGGCTCCGCCGGAAAACCCGCCGAAGACATCTCAACCGACCCGGAATCAGGACCGGAGACTTCTCTCCTCCACGGAGGAGGATCAACCCCCAAATCCCCACCCGACTCCTTCCACTTAGCCTACATCATCTACTTCACCCTCGGCGTCGGCTTTCTCCTCCCATGGAACGCCTTCATCACCGCCGTCGACTACTTCTCCTACCTCTACCCCTCCACCGCCGTCGATCGCATCTTCGCCGTCGTCTACATGCTCGTCGGGCTCTTCTGCCTCCTCGTGATCATCGTCTTCTACGCGCACAAGAGCCTCGCTAGCTTCAGGATCAACCTCGGCCTCGTGCTCTTCGCAATCTCATTGCTCGTGATCCCTGTCTTGGATCTCGTCTACGTCAAGGGGCGAGTCGGTTTATACGTTGGGTTCGATATCACCTCCGTCGCCGTTGGGCTCTCCGGTGTCGCTGACGCGCTTATGCAGGGAGGGTTGATCGGTGTGGCTGGTGAGATGCCTGAGAGGTATACGCAGGCTGTCATCGCCGGAACTGCTGGCTCCGGTAAGAAAGTTTCAACCTTTATTGGATGTTGTTAGATTGTTGACTTAAAGGTTTGATTTTTAGGGTTCTTGTGTCTCTGTTGAGGATCTTGACTAAAAAAGTTTCAACCTTTAATAGAAAGTCTCAACCTTTACTGTTAGATTCTTAGTTTAGAAAGGTTTGATTTTTTTTAGGTGTTCTTGTGTCTCTGTTGAGGATCTTGATTAAGAAAGTTTCAACCTTTACTGTTAGATTGTTAATTTAGAAAGGTTTGATTTTTTTTTTCTTTTTAGGTGTGCTTGTGTCTCTGTTGAGGATCTTGACTAAAGCTGTGTATCCTCAAGATCCTGATGGGTTGAGAAAAAGCGCGAATCTTTACTTTGCTGTGGGGATTGTTGTTATGGTGATCTGTGCTGTGTCTTACAACTTAGCTCACAAGCTTCCTGTGATCAAGTTCCATGAAGAGCGTAAGGCTCAATCACTCAAAGAGAGTCAGGAGAACGGTTCCTTGACGGGACCAATGTGGAGGAAGACGCTCTGGCAGATCGTGACGAGGATCAAGTCTCACGGCTTCGGGATCGTGCTTATATACATTGTGACGCTGTCTATATTCCCTGGCTACATCACCGAGGATGTTCATTCTGATCTTCTCGGAGATTGGTTCCCTGTCCTGCTCATTGCAGCTTTCAATGTCTTTGACTTGGTTGGGAAGTCGTTGACTGCTGTTTACATGTTTACGGATGAGAAGATTGCGGTCGGTGGGTGCATTGCTAGGCTGTTGTTTTACCCTCTCTTCTGGGGTTGCTTGCACGGTCCGATGTTTCTGAGGACTGAGATACCTGTGGCGTTACTGACGTGCTTGTTGGGGCTTACTAATGGGTACTTGACTAGCGTCTTGATGATTCTTGCTCCGAAGTCTGTTCCATTGAAGCACTCTGAGACGGCAGGTATTGTCAGTGTGCTGTTCTTGGTTATTGGTTTGGCCTCTGGGTCTGTCTTGGCTTGGTTCTGGGTTATCTGATTCTACCAATGCTTTAGTTTGGTATCTGTATTTGTATTCTTTAAAGCTTCAAGAAACTAAGCTTCATTAAATTGTGAATCGTTTGTTTTTTTTTTACTTCAGTAAAAACTCTTATTGTACCTTCTTTACACCAAGAACACATTAGACTTTAAGCTGAAAGCTGACAAAAGTATAAGTGTAATGAAGGTTGAAGGATTCTTGAGTTTGATCCTAAGCTTTCTAGTGATC
This genomic interval from Brassica oleracea var. oleracea cultivar TO1000 chromosome C2, BOL, whole genome shotgun sequence contains the following:
- the LOC106327055 gene encoding equilibrative nucleotide transporter 1, yielding MGSAGKPAEDISTDPESGPETSLLHGGGSTPKSPPDSFHLAYIIYFTLGVGFLLPWNAFITAVDYFSYLYPSTAVDRIFAVVYMLVGLFCLLVIIVFYAHKSLASFRINLGLVLFAISLLVIPVLDLVYVKGRVGLYVGFDITSVAVGLSGVADALMQGGLIGVAGEMPERYTQAVIAGTAGSGVLVSLLRILTKAVYPQDPDGLRKSANLYFAVGIVVMVICAVSYNLAHKLPVIKFHEERKAQSLKESQENGSLTGPMWRKTLWQIVTRIKSHGFGIVLIYIVTLSIFPGYITEDVHSDLLGDWFPVLLIAAFNVFDLVGKSLTAVYMFTDEKIAVGGCIARLLFYPLFWGCLHGPMFLRTEIPVALLTCLLGLTNGYLTSVLMILAPKSVPLKHSETAGIVSVLFLVIGLASGSVLAWFWVI